ATAGAACCGACTCAGACTTAGTCCCTGTCCGCAGCACTATCGCCAGCAACTCCTGGTCCGATAAAACCTCTGCTCCCTTCTGCAAGAGTCGCTCACGAGGCAAAAGCCCTGCCTCCTCAGATACAATACTATACATAAGAAAAAACCTCCTACTTACCTATTCGTAAGTGGGAGGGGGATAATTACTATTTCATAGTATTTTTACTACTCTTGGATGTAAATCGACGTTTTATTCTTCTCAAAATATACTTCACAGCAGTTCCTGGACCTACAATAATATATTTGAGAGCACCTTTTATACCACCGATATTATCAAAATTAATATAGGTATTTGGTAAAGTATCAGGTCGGATATTCAATACAACATTATCTACAAAAGGCGTAATATAGATATCATTTTTTGCAATGGCATAATCATAACGTCTTGCCCATGCAAGGTAAACCAGAATACGCTCAATTGAATGCAAAATGGTATGTTGAGGAATTGGTTCTGCTGGGATTTCTTCATCTTGCAAATCAAGGTCAAACAATGGTTTTAAAGCATCGTACTTGAACCAAATAAATGTTCCATAACTCATGATAAAAGTATTCATCTTATCAAAGTCAATATCTCGACCAAGATTCATACGCTCCCATAAATCATTCATCCCCTCAGCAAAACGATTCTCATTCCAAGGATCCACAATTTTAGTATAACGGAAGAAACTTGGAATATCAGCAATCACTAGACCTAGTCTATCATCACGTTCTAAGTTCGCAATAATGTTATCAGCAGGTTGAATTAACATTGAGAAAAGTTCATTTCGCCATGAATCTCCAACCCAATAAGGGTATTCTGGTGATTTTTTCGTATGGAAATGTCCAATATAATCATAAGCAGAAAGTTCATCTTTCAACTTAAGCATTGGAATAACATCACGTCCACGATTCCCAGTAATAAAGATTCGAGCTACTTTTCCATTCTTATCAAGGATAGACTGAATCTCTTCCTTCTTCTCTTCAGAATCCGTTGTTAAGAAGAGGTCATAAGTAAAGTGAAAATTCTCAAATTGCTTCAAAAAGTCTTCGAGTAAGTCGACATAGTAGGTGTGAAGATGTACAGCAATTTTTTTAGTGTCTGAATATGTCTCTGAGCTTTCCTCAATGACTTTGCGATCAAGTAAATAAGGTGGAGTCGGTAAACTCATATCCGACATGTGTGACAAAATGAATTCTACCGGATAGTCCGTTCTATTCTCGATTTCCTTAAGCAAATAAGGTGCAAGGTGCTGGGTTAAATCAAATGTCTTAACCTTAATAAATGGAACCCCTGCATCAAGCAAAACATGAGGATAATGAATTGTAAAATTACTATGGAAAAACTTATCATTTAGTGGAATCGTATTAAGAATCGATTCATACTTAAATCCAGCATCCATAAACTTCTTGGTATAAAGAGTTTCATAATTATCGATTACCTTTTGAACATCTTCGAAACTCTCAACTGACTTCCAGAACTTTTGGAAAACACTAGATTCAACTAAACGTTTTTTAAATGAAATAAAGTAAGATTGCAAATGTTCATGAATATAAATATCACCAGCCTTGATTCCTTGATGATTAGTCATACCCCAAAAATCTACATTTGGGTTTGATTCATATTTATCATAGATTGGTGCCATATCCCATAGAGGACCAAAACAGGTATCATTCATAACAGTGACAGAATCATACTGTTTCAAGTTATCAAATCCAACAAATTCCATACCATCATGCCAAGCAGCAAAATCGTAACCCTTATTCTCACGTTGGATAAAATCATCAATCAAGTGTTTATCACGAAGCTTTTGTACTTCACTTTCACTAAGACGACTATTTGAAATAAAAACCAATTTATCAAACAAGGGTCTCATATGTTCAAGTTGATAAAATACATGTCGACTAATATGATCATATTTATTGAAATGAACATAAAGCAATAGACGTTTCATTTACTTCTCCTAAAGAAATTAATAATTTTAGTTGGTATTGTCCATCTTCTCGAAGTAACAACACTGTTATATTGGATTTGTAAGTCATCATATAAACTCTGTATACGATTCAACTCACTTTGAAAATCTTGATTTTCTTTCTTCAAGATTTCAATATACTCATTTTGGTCATGAGAAATCTGTGATACCTGATTTAGTTTCAAATTCAAGTCTTCTATCTGACGGTCTTTTTTAAAAACTAAGATATCCAAATCACGATCCTTAACGAGGGCCAAGTGTGAAATTCTTTGAATATCCTGATCTGGATACTTGTTGAGATATTTAATTTGAGAATCTAAGATACCAGTGAACCGCCTTTCAGCAGTCTCCAATGTCATAGGTTTTGAATCAGATCCCAAATTCATACGATATACAGTAGTGGAATCACTCAAAAAAGAAATTTTAGTGCGTTTGAATAATTCAAGTTGCAACTCAAATGTATCGTCTGCAGCTGTATCGCTAATTTGAGCAGATACATCTTGCATAAGAGCGGTATCAACCAACCAGGTTGAAGCCATTGTCATTCCTTTCATGACAAGCATCTCTTCGTAAGAATCAATCAAAGGAAGTGCCTTATTAGCAAAGGCATCTTTTTGGATAAGATTTCCGTCTAGGTCTACCATGTCAAATTCGGTATTTGACCATAGTGAATCCGTTGAAGCATCTAGCAAATCAACTTGCTTTTGAAGTTTTAATGGGTCCGTCCAAAAATCATCACTATCACATCTCGCGATGTATTGACCCTTAGCTTCTTGGCAAACTTTTTTCCATGTTCTAGTAATGCCAAGATTCACTTCATTACGAAAAGTTCTAACTTTTTCAGGAAACTTTTTTTGATACTCTTGAATAATCTCATACGAATGATCTGTTGAAGCATCATCAATGATAATAATCTCAAAATCAAAATTTGTTTTCTGATTGAGAAAGCTATCTATAGCCTCTCGTACCCAATCCCCCTTATTATAATTGGTACAAATAATCGATACTTTCATTCAAACTTCCCTTTTTTCTCTTAAGAAAAACTCCACTTCCCATTTCTTTGAATAATACCAGTTGCAGAATCTTTAGCTGACTCGTCATCTTCATCAATATCATCCCTATTTAGAACAATAACTGGAATCTCATCAGCTGGAAGAAAGGCTAGAACTTGGTTATTCGCATCCCTTACAGTAATTTCGAGTTTTAACTTAATATCGTTTAGCCCTGCCAGTGAACACTGATAGTTTACTTTAACATCACCCTTGCCACTTGTTAAATTATCCATCGTATTATCATTGTAAATCCAAATATTACGATCAATATCTGTAAATGAGATAGCAATATAAGTAGGCACATCTTCTAGCAGAGTATACATCAAATCAAATGAAATTGGTTCATTTGGTGTCGCTCTCTTAGAAGACAATAGTGATAACTTCAGATTTTCCACAACTGAACCACTTCTTTCAATTCCTGATTGTTCTGAAGTGATTACTTGTTCTGTATTGTCAAAACTATATTGATTGGCAACGTCTCTAGGCTCGCCTTTGGCTTTAATGTATCCGTCCTCAATCAAAATAGCCTTGTTACAGTACTTCTTAACAGCTCCCATATCATGGGTTACAAGAATTGTTGTTTTCCCTGATTTCTTACGTTCCATAAAGTAGTCATTACACTTACGTTGGAAGGCTTCATCACCTACTGCAAGAACCTCGTCAAGGATAAGAACATCACCCTGTGCCTTGATAGCCACAGAGAAAGCCAAACGGACCTGCATACCAGACGAGTAGTTCTTGAGTTTTTGGTTCATGAAATCTTCAAGCTCTGCGAACTCAACAATCTCATCATACATGGCATCAACTTCTGCCGTCGTAAAGCCAAGCATGGCTCCGTTCATATAAACATTCTCACGTCCAGTTAATTCAGGGTTGAAACCGACACCAAGTTCAATAAATGAAACCATTTTGCCATTTACGGTAACCGTCCCTTGTTCAGGAACATAAATTTGAGAAATAATCTTCAATAATGTTGATTTCCCTGAACCATTTCGTCCCACGATTCCGAAGAAATCACCTTCCTCAACTTCGAAGTCAATGTCTTTCAAGACATGTTGTTCTTTATAGCCTTTGATTCCTTTAAACCTATTTACTAGGGCAGTTCTAAGACTTTGAGTAGACTCAACCGGTAATTTGAAAAACTTACTTACATGGTCCACTTTAACTGCAATTTTCTTTTCTGTCATTAGAGAATCTCCGCGAATTTTTTAGCTTGATGATGGAAAATGTAGTAACCAATAGCAAAGATAACAAGTGGTAGGAAATACGGAATGATAGCAATAGCCTTATGTCCAATTAAATCCCAACCACGTAAGCTACCTGAGAAGACAATAAAATGTCGCAAGTCCTGAATAATTTGTGCTAAAGGATTCAACATCATCAGTTTTGCAATCTTAACTTGTCCACGTTGCAAAATAAATGTCAATGAATAGATAATGGGTGTCGCATACATACCAGCTTGCATAACTACTTCCCAAATCGGACCAATGTCACGGTACTTAACAAAGAGCGTTGCTAAGACAAAGGCAATACCAGCTGAGAAAAGAAAGAGTTCAGCAAACAATGGAATAACTGTCAACCAGCCTAATGAAAAATTAACACCATTTACCAAGGCAAAAACAAAGACAACAAGGAGGTTAATCACATAGTTAATTGAAGCTCCAACAACTGACGAAATAACAATAATTTCTTTTGAAAAATTTAGTTTTCGTAACAAGTCACCCCTTGATACAATTGACATCATCCCCATACTCGTCGCTTCCGAAAAGAAACTCCATGTAACCATACCGATTAAGAGGCCAATGGCATAGTGTGGTGTTCCATCATCAAAACGTAAGAAGCGAACAAATACCAGGTACATAATTGTAAAGAGCATAAGTGGTTTCAAAATAGACCACAAATGACCGATTAAACTACCTTGATAGCGCAATTTGAAATCGGTTTTAACCATTTCTCGTAACAAAATACGATTTTTCTGACTAAAAAAGTCTAACATCTTTCTCTCCTCTATATGCAAACTTTGTAAGAATCAATGTCGTAAACACAGTTGTGTGAAAAGCTCTATTTTTTCGATAACCGTATTTTCGGATACGTGCTAAACGTTCTCTAAATGGAGCATCCATAATTGTCACAAAGTTTTCAATGATTTCCTTATTCTGTGAACTTAACGGGAGTTCTAACAAATTTCTAGCCTGATCTTGACTAGCTTTGATAAGACTCCAATATTTGGCAAAAAGGATATGGGGTCTAACCCAATTTTTCATCCGCTTTCGCAAAGTTCGGGCACCAAGGACATTACTGCTATGCTGACGATAAAGCTCGGTTGGCTCATCAATATAGACTAAGTTACCAAAGGCAGAAGCTAGCAAACCCAGATACCAGTCATGCATCAGTAAATCATGCTTTTCCTCACCAGTCCATAGTTCTGCTAAAGCATGGTTTATCATAGCAACGCCACCAGTAACTGTATTTTCAGTCAACTCTTGAATCAGCTCAGTATTCGCATGGTCAGACTGAGTACGAATCATACTCTCATGCAGGACAGATAAATTTTCATCCACTACCTTTAAATCTGTGTAAATGAGTAAAGGTTTATCCTGAGAATACTTTTTGGCTTCTGCCACTTGAAGTGAGATTTTTTCAGGAAGCCAAAAATCATCCTGATCACTGAAACAGTATAGGTCTGCCTCCCCATGCTTAAGTAGGGCATGGAAACTTTTGATTACACCAACGTTTTCAACATGATTCTCATTGATAAAGTGAATACGTGAATCTCGTGCAGCCAGTTGTTTAATAATTTCAACTGTCCCATCAGATGAACCATCGTCACGTATGAGAAGTTTCCACTCTTGATAGGTTTGCTCTTGGATACTCTTCACTTGTTCTGCTAAATACTGCTCACCATTGTAGGTTGACAGTAAGATATTTACTTTCATGATAAAAATAACTCCTCGTACTCACCTACAATTTTTTTCCAAGTAAAGTTCTGTTCCATGTTCTCCTTAGCTAACTTACCTAGTTCAGAGTAATCTAAAACACCATCTACTTGATCAATCAAATAGGACAGATTGCCCTCATCTTTTTTCCAATAACAAGCTGTATCTTGAGCTACTGACCGGTTAAATGAGACGCCTAATACTAAATTCAAATCAGTTTGTGCCATAGCTTCCAGTAAGCCAGGGTTGGTTCCTCCAACTTCATGACCATGAATATAAGCAAAGGCTTCTTTGCGAATATATTTTAATAGGTCTTGATCATAAACTGTTCCAACAAACTTCACACGTGGATCCGTATCAAACTGTGTTTTAGAACGCAATTCCTCAAAATAAGCATTGCCCTCATGATTACAAATAATAATTAAATCACGTTTTGTTGAGGAACTCATAAACTCACGAATAGCCGTTTCATAGTTATTTTCTGGAACAAAACGACCAAGAATCAAATAATAGTTTTTCTCGTAAGTGTTCCACGTCTTGTAAATATCTCTAACTTTAGCATCCTGATTTGTAAGTCTTGTCGGTGATAAGTCTGTTCCATAAGCAATATAAGTTGTCTTAGACCACGGATAGGCATCTTGAATATAAGTTTCAATGCCTGGATTATCCGAGATAACTAAATCAGCATGTCTTGTCATTACTTTCTCAGAGTACTTTAGATAAGCTTGTACTGGCTTGGGCCACTTAGCTCTTTTCCACTCCAAACCATCTGGATTAATGTAGAATTTACCACCAATTTTATGAATCTTAGTAGCAAAGGGAGCCACAAAAGCACCTATAGTATTTCCTAGAACATAGAAAATCGGTTCTTCTATATTTTCCTCATGGATTATCTTCAAAGCGTAATTAATAGCCATCATATCATAGGCAATAACGCGAGCCGGTCCTAATTTCGGTGCCTTAATCGTGAAACAATCTACACCCTTATATTCGAAATGCTCATAGGCCTTTTGATCAGAAAGGCAGGCAACATGGTATTTAATTTGGGACGAAACTTGGTTGGAGACTAATTGATCTACAAATGTCTCAAAACCACCGTATTTTGCTGGAAGTCCACGACTTCCGATAATGAATACGTGTTGCATAAATCCCCTTTCTAACAAGTCTATAATCTAATCAATTATACCATTTTACAAGGCTTTTGCCTAATGCAAACAGAAAAGCAGCCACCATGGACTGCTTAAAAAACTATTTATAAATTGCTAGAAATTCAGTTCTTCACACCGTAATACTGAAGAATTGTCAACACTACTGACATCAATATAAATAGATTGGCAATAACATAAACAAAGTATTCTCGTCTATCGAGTGCCTCTCCGAAATCTATATTATTTTGAGGATAAAAGACACTAGAGAAGTTAGTGAATAACCCTAATAAGACCAAAACACCAGTGAAATAACGACCTTGTACACCTAAAAAACTGATATCAGCAGTTTGTCCCCACATAAGGTACGAAGTCATTAAAATACCAATTGAAATTCCAGTAGCGACAAGTCCTGTACCTATTTTACTAATTTTAGGTAAAGGAAGAGTTTGAGGTGTCATCAGAAGAATACAACTCAAAAAGATTAGATAGTATCTAGAAATATTACCTAGACCATAAGTTAGCCAACCAAAAGTAAATAATGAGTCTATTTTATTTGGAATCAAGTCAATCCATTCACGAAGAAAGGTCTTGAAAAAGACGTTAGCATGTGCAATAGTGAATTTTATCTTGTCCACTGGGTTTGCACCATGAGTTACCTTACTTGCATTAATATCACTCGATTGCTTCAACCATAAGAAACTTAAAATTGCCGTAACAAAAATTAATAGAGCTGCATAAAGATAGTTCTTCTTAATGGTCATCTTTTCCTTTGGTATAAACAGTAATAAGCCTACTAAAAGAACATATGGTAATTTCATCGTTGCTAAAACTAAGCTCAGTGTTGCAAAAATGATCATATCTCTTAAACTTACTTTTTGTTCCCTATTTATCAGATAACAGAACTGTGCTATCAAATAAAATGTTAATGCGTTAACCATTCCATCAGTACTGAAAGAAGCTGCTAAATAAACACACATTGGTAATAGAGCTATAGAACCAAAGAGAATTTCAAAACCTTTAGCTTTCTTTATAGCAAGACGAGTAATTAAGGCATAGCAAACTAAATTACAAAATCGACCTAAAATAACCAACCATAGGAGACTAAGTCCTAGGATTCTTGCTATCCAAATACCAATCACTTGAGGAATGTAAGGGATAAAAGATGATGCATTGGTAACAATAAAAAGTGAAGAATGTACCTTTTTAAAAGAAACTTTTATCTTATCTAAACCAGTTTGCTTTAAAGGCACCTTAAACTCTTTAGTAACCTTACTAACATCATCTGAGACTTTTAAATCCTTGTCTTTTTTCGGTAGATAAGCATGGAAATCTGCTACATATAAGGCACGAGCAAAATGTGCATTCTCATCTGGAATGTCAAGGTTAGGGGAAGAAACAACAAATAAACTTCCTGAAAGTACAATAGCAATGGCTATTTTGTTATAAAATTTCCCTGGCAATAAAATAATGATAGAAAAGAATATGCCTGTTACTAACAATAAACTTTTAGGAAGATTAACCAGACTTCCCCCTAAATATATATATGTTATTCCAATTGTAAGCCAAACCAGGATAACTTGCACCCAGTGTTTTCGTAAATTCTTCAAAAAATCGGAAGAAACTTCCTGCATTTTTGAAGCAATAAAATCTGTTTGCATTATTACTCAACTACCTTTCACTTTTTTGATGACTGGCCAAACACCAAAACCACCATATTTCAAAAACTTCAAAAAGAATGGAACAACGTAGGATAAGGATGAATTGATATTTACTTTTTGAACACCACGTTTAACATACTTATTTTTATCCCAATGTTTTCCAAAATATTTTTCCATAAAGATAACAATATCTTTAAAATCTTGTTTTGTAGCCTCAGGGTAATTCAACAAACGATACGTATGACCAACACATAAATGCTCAATTGCTAAATACTGTAGTTCATTCTTATACTCCTCAAAATGATTTCCAAATAAATTAAACAGATGAGTTAACGAGTCATAAATATCAAAGATATTAGATTTACTTGAATTCATAATTGACCCGGGAGTATTAATAACATAATTAATAAGTGGTTTCTGAATATAATGGATTTTCTCAGCTCTACTAGTTAAATAGGGCATAACTGCAAGGTCCTCGTATAACTTACCTTTTGGAAAAGTAATGTTATCGTATAGGTCGGTCCTACAAATCTTCGACCATGCAGCATGTTTCACAACCATGAAATCTTTTTTCTTATCATACTTATCAAATTTAGGATTAACAATTAATTCTTTTACCAGATTTCCTTCATAGTCGACTAAATTAATATCGAAAAATATTAAATCATAGTTACTTGATTTATATTTGTTAAACTCTGTTAAAAAAGATCTATCCCAAAAATCATCTGAATCAAGTGACACAGTATAAAGACTATCGTGGATAAACTGTAAGCCAGTATTTCTGACATCAGCTAACCCACCATTTTCTTTATTAAAAATCTCTATATAAGGATATTTCTCAACAAATTCTTCTATTATTTTTTGAGATCCATCAGTACTCCCATCATTTATACAAATTACCTTAAGGGAACACTTTTCAATATCATCTTGATTTACAATACTTTCTAAACATCTTCGTAGATATTTTTCAGTATTATATACTGGAATAATTACAGTCAAATCGTAAGTCATTGTCTTCTCTCTTTAATTCTTTCTCTAAAATAAATAATTGAAATACCAAACACATACACAATCATAACTACTAAAAATGCTAACGAAGCACCAAGCATCCCCCACGAATAGATAAATGTCTTAGTAATTAATAAAGTAACAACTAACATAGCAACATAAATAGCAATCAGTAGGTGTTGCTTTCGCATAATGGTAAGGATGTTTTCAAAAATAATCGCGACAGCGTACAAAACTCCAGCTAAAATCAAAATTGTAAATGGTACCTGATAAGATGCTAAATCTAATCCAAAGACTAGTCCTAATACTTGGACTCCTAGTAAATAAGCTAAACAAACTACTAGTAACCCACCACCTATGATATAAAGCAAAAGTTTTTTGATAATCGAATCAAACTTCTCGTATTCTTTATCCACATACAAAAAAGCAAGTTGTGTAATCAAAGGACGAACCATTAGAATAATAAGGCTCATGAAAAAGACAGGCATGAAGAGAATATTGAAATCTCTTTGCATTCCTGTTTGTAATACTCCCTCAGATAAACCTCGCTCAATGATTAATTTAGGCTCATTCAAAACATAAAGTAGTATGAAACCGTTCAAGAAAAGTGGAAAACACTCCTTAAGGATATCCAGAGACTCATGAATCTTCCTTAGGTCAAATACTCCTCTCCAATTAATTGATTCGAAGTGATGAACAAATCTAAACTCATACAAAAGGATAAAAAGTCCATTCCAAATGGTCAAAGCTAGCAAGGATACAATAAGGGATTTTGAAACAATCAAAGCAAGAAATAAGACCACCGTACTAGTCGAATAACGATAGAACATGGTCTTCCCTGCAATATCCATACGCTCACGTTGTTGAAACAACCCCTGAAAAAGATCAGAGACTGAATCCCAAGCTCGATATAAAATCATCAGAAACGCCATTAAAATAACAGATGAGGTATATCTATTACCTCCTATTATTTTTAAATAAGGTAACAGTGTTACTATCATGGCAAGTATCGTTAAAATACGGGCTTGAAAGTACGCTCTAAACGAATGCTTCTGCCTTACATCTGTTCCATGAAAATTTCGAACTTGAAAAAGACCGATAACTACCCAGAGAGTCCCGATAGACCAGACCAAACTAAATTGGTCCGCAAGAGATGCTGAAGTCAATCGAGTAACGATTAAGAGATATAAAACCGATACACCTGAAGCTGCTAAATTTCCCAGCAAATTCCAAAAATATATCGTTTTTGCATCTGGAAGCTGACTTTTTTTACTCATCTTTCCCTCTCAAGGCAATTGTTTGTACTAAGTTTTTGAACTTTGTATCAAGTTTAGACAAGCGAACTGTTAATTGATATTGATTAATCAGTAGAAGGAAAATGATAAAAAGAAAAATAAAGTTTACAGCTGAAACAATTCCTAACGCACTCGCAATAATCTCAGCTAATTTTGGAAAGACGCTAAATATAAGCAATACTACTGAGAAGAAAATCCAAAATAGTGAATCATTAATTTGTACTTGAGATTTTCTAATCCCTCTAAGAATGAAGGTAACTGTCGCTAGAGATACAATAATTAGAACAATTTGAAACCAAATAGTCATGGAGTCTAGCCTCTCTTTCTAAAGTTTTGAATGAGTAGAATTGACACAAACATATGTGTCATATATTTAATAGAACGAGAAAGAGTCAAATAACTTTCTCCCGCTTGTCTATCTTCCATTCTAACTTGCGCTTCCGCAACTTTTACACCATTACGGATGAGATAAGACACAGTATCTGGCTCTGGACCATAGTTAATATTGAGTGCAAACTCTTTAATTAAATCTTCTGAGAACATTCTCATTCCTGAAGTTGGGTCCTTAATTGTCTTACCAGTGGTAAGTTTAATAGCTGAACTAATTAAGATATTACCTAACATTCGTAAAGAATTTGGTCGTTTCTCTGTAACAAATCGAGAACCAATAACTAAATCAAAGCCATCATTGATTTTTTCTTCCAGACCTTGAATATATTCTGGTAAGTGTTGACCATCTGCATCAAATTGCACCGCTTTTTTATAACCATGCTCATATGCATATCTTAAGCCTGTTTGAAAAGCTCCTGCAAGACCGAGATTCACTGGCAAATCAACAATATTGTAATGATTCTCATGGCAAATTTGTGAAGTCTTATCACGAGAGCCATCATTGATAATGACGTAGTCATATTGAGGATAGTTCTTAATAATGTTGTTAACAACATTTTCAATCGAGCCTTCTTCGTTATAGGCTGGAATAATAATGAGTAAATCTGACATTTTTATACGTAGTTTCTCCTGAAAACTCTATTAAAAAGGTCAGTCAAATATATCCAAATCTATTTAACTGACCTTGATTCTTATTTCACTTCTTGTTTGTAAAACTCTTTCAAAGCATCTTGCCATGTTGGAATGACAAATCCTGTAGCCTTAGCCTTAGCCAAACTCATTGTTGAGTTAAGTGGGCGTTTAGCTTTAGCTGGGAATTGGCTTGAATCAACAGGTTTCACTTCAACATCAGTATCTTTGAGGATTTCAACCGCAAAGTCATACCAAGTTGTATCTTCTGCTGCATCATTTGACAAGTGATAGTAACCATATTCCTTACGGTTTTCAGCCAAATAAGTCATAAACTCTGCCAAAGTACGTGTCCAAGTTGGACGACCGTGTTGGTCATTAACAACTGTAAGTGTCTTGTGAGTCTTAGCAAGGTTTTGCATAGTGAAGACAAAGTTCTTACCATAGTTACCGAACACCCAAGCTGTACGGATAATGTAGTAGTTAGTCACATGTTTTTCAACTAGTTCTTCACCCATGCGTTTTGTACGACCATACTCTGTCTGTGGATCTGGTTTGTCATCAACTTCCCACTCTTGACCGACTGGTTTTTCACCATCAAAAACGTAGTCAGTTGAAATATAAACCAGCGTTGCACCATGTTTTTCAGCAGCCTTAGCGACATTTTCAGTACCTGTCACGTTGATAGCATAGTCAAGCTCTTTACCTTCATCTTCAGCAGCATCAACAGCTGTGTAAGCAGCACAGTGATAAACCAAGGTTGGTTTTACTTCCGCAAAAACTTCATCTACTTTAACAGCATCAGTGATGTCCATCTCTGCCACATCTACTGCTACATATTCTTCGTTACGTTCATCAAGTAGGTGACGAAGCTCAGTTCCAAGTTGACCATTTGCACCTGTTACTAGAATCATATTTTTCTCCTTGTAGTTTTCATTAATAGCACTTTAATTTTATCAAAAAAAGGGTGGAATTTCACCCTTTTTCTTTAATAACATACACCGGTCGTTTCTTGGTTTCTAGGAAAATCTTTGAAATATAGTTCCCGATGATTCCCAAGGCTAAGAGTTGGATTCCTCCGATAAAGAGGATGATTGAGACAAGGCTTGCCCAGCCTGCAACACTCCCACCTATAGTTAGTTTTCGGATAACAACAAAGAGAATTCCAACCAAAGAGATTAAGAATGAGAAGGTTCCCGCCCATGTGGCAAGCTTCAAGGGTACTTCTGAGAAGTTGATAAAGCCATCAAGTGAGTAACTCAATAGGCTCCAGAAAGACCATGAAGTCTCTCCCGCCACACGTTCACGATTTTCATAAGAGACGTAGGCCACATCAAAGCCGACCCATGAAAAGAGCCCTTTTGAAAAGCGATTCACTTCCTTAAGTTCAAGGATGGCATCAACGACTTGACGAGTCATCAAGCGGAAATCACGTGCCCCATCCACCATTTCAGTATCAGAAACTTTATTAATCAACCAATAGAAGGCCTTAGCAAAGAGTGAACGAATAGGTGGTTCACCCTTTCGGTCAGCACGTCGTGTCCCCACAACGTCGTAACCTTCTTGGATTTTGGCATACATTTCGATAAGAAGTTCAGGTGGATCTTGAAGATCGGCGTCCATAACTGTGACGTAGTCACCTTGGGCCGCTTCAAGTCCTGCGAGTAAGCCTGCTTCCTTCCCGAAATTACGAGAGAAAGAGAGATAGTGAACATTCTCAAATTGCTTTGAAACCTGTCTCAAAACTTCCAAGGTGCGATCTTTTG
Above is a window of Streptococcus salivarius DNA encoding:
- a CDS encoding glycosyltransferase family 2 protein — protein: MTYDLTVIIPVYNTEKYLRRCLESIVNQDDIEKCSLKVICINDGSTDGSQKIIEEFVEKYPYIEIFNKENGGLADVRNTGLQFIHDSLYTVSLDSDDFWDRSFLTEFNKYKSSNYDLIFFDINLVDYEGNLVKELIVNPKFDKYDKKKDFMVVKHAAWSKICRTDLYDNITFPKGKLYEDLAVMPYLTSRAEKIHYIQKPLINYVINTPGSIMNSSKSNIFDIYDSLTHLFNLFGNHFEEYKNELQYLAIEHLCVGHTYRLLNYPEATKQDFKDIVIFMEKYFGKHWDKNKYVKRGVQKVNINSSLSYVVPFFLKFLKYGGFGVWPVIKKVKGS
- the cps2T gene encoding beta 1-4 rhamnosyltransferase Cps2T, which translates into the protein MQHVFIIGSRGLPAKYGGFETFVDQLVSNQVSSQIKYHVACLSDQKAYEHFEYKGVDCFTIKAPKLGPARVIAYDMMAINYALKIIHEENIEEPIFYVLGNTIGAFVAPFATKIHKIGGKFYINPDGLEWKRAKWPKPVQAYLKYSEKVMTRHADLVISDNPGIETYIQDAYPWSKTTYIAYGTDLSPTRLTNQDAKVRDIYKTWNTYEKNYYLILGRFVPENNYETAIREFMSSSTKRDLIIICNHEGNAYFEELRSKTQFDTDPRVKFVGTVYDQDLLKYIRKEAFAYIHGHEVGGTNPGLLEAMAQTDLNLVLGVSFNRSVAQDTACYWKKDEGNLSYLIDQVDGVLDYSELGKLAKENMEQNFTWKKIVGEYEELFLS
- a CDS encoding DUF2142 domain-containing protein, producing the protein MQTDFIASKMQEVSSDFLKNLRKHWVQVILVWLTIGITYIYLGGSLVNLPKSLLLVTGIFFSIIILLPGKFYNKIAIAIVLSGSLFVVSSPNLDIPDENAHFARALYVADFHAYLPKKDKDLKVSDDVSKVTKEFKVPLKQTGLDKIKVSFKKVHSSLFIVTNASSFIPYIPQVIGIWIARILGLSLLWLVILGRFCNLVCYALITRLAIKKAKGFEILFGSIALLPMCVYLAASFSTDGMVNALTFYLIAQFCYLINREQKVSLRDMIIFATLSLVLATMKLPYVLLVGLLLFIPKEKMTIKKNYLYAALLIFVTAILSFLWLKQSSDINASKVTHGANPVDKIKFTIAHANVFFKTFLREWIDLIPNKIDSLFTFGWLTYGLGNISRYYLIFLSCILLMTPQTLPLPKISKIGTGLVATGISIGILMTSYLMWGQTADISFLGVQGRYFTGVLVLLGLFTNFSSVFYPQNNIDFGEALDRREYFVYVIANLFILMSVVLTILQYYGVKN
- a CDS encoding DUF2304 domain-containing protein — encoded protein: MTIWFQIVLIIVSLATVTFILRGIRKSQVQINDSLFWIFFSVVLLIFSVFPKLAEIIASALGIVSAVNFIFLFIIFLLLINQYQLTVRLSKLDTKFKNLVQTIALRGKDE
- a CDS encoding lipopolysaccharide biosynthesis protein, whose amino-acid sequence is MSKKSQLPDAKTIYFWNLLGNLAASGVSVLYLLIVTRLTSASLADQFSLVWSIGTLWVVIGLFQVRNFHGTDVRQKHSFRAYFQARILTILAMIVTLLPYLKIIGGNRYTSSVILMAFLMILYRAWDSVSDLFQGLFQQRERMDIAGKTMFYRYSTSTVVLFLALIVSKSLIVSLLALTIWNGLFILLYEFRFVHHFESINWRGVFDLRKIHESLDILKECFPLFLNGFILLYVLNEPKLIIERGLSEGVLQTGMQRDFNILFMPVFFMSLIILMVRPLITQLAFLYVDKEYEKFDSIIKKLLLYIIGGGLLVVCLAYLLGVQVLGLVFGLDLASYQVPFTILILAGVLYAVAIIFENILTIMRKQHLLIAIYVAMLVVTLLITKTFIYSWGMLGASLAFLVVMIVYVFGISIIYFRERIKERRQ